A window of Vicinamibacterales bacterium contains these coding sequences:
- the nadC gene encoding carboxylating nicotinate-nucleotide diphosphorylase, which produces MRTVPFQPMDPALYREIVRRALAEDLGWGDVTTDATVQADQRARGILVVKSPCVLAGLDVAAEVFTQLDPGCVIERRKNDGDRCEPGDVIAELHGGAAPMLTAERTALNFLQRLSGIATLTRRFVDAAAGRIIVLDTRKTTPTLRALEKYAVRAGSGTNHRAGLDDGILIREHHIRLAGGLSEAVARMKNDDPEMPIEVETQSIEQVDEALKAGVDVVLVDNLPTAVIAEAVRRAQGHAKIEISGGVTLERIPELAATGAHYVSVGALTNSAPAAELAFELEPE; this is translated from the coding sequence ATGAGGACCGTCCCATTCCAGCCGATGGATCCGGCGTTGTACCGCGAGATCGTTCGGCGCGCGCTCGCCGAGGACCTGGGCTGGGGAGACGTCACCACCGACGCGACCGTCCAGGCCGACCAGCGCGCGCGAGGGATCCTCGTCGTCAAGTCTCCCTGCGTGCTTGCCGGGCTCGACGTTGCGGCCGAGGTGTTCACCCAGCTCGATCCCGGCTGTGTCATCGAGCGGCGCAAGAACGACGGCGACCGCTGCGAGCCGGGTGACGTGATCGCCGAACTGCACGGCGGCGCCGCCCCCATGCTGACCGCAGAACGCACGGCGCTCAATTTCCTGCAACGGCTCTCCGGGATCGCGACGCTGACCCGCAGGTTCGTCGACGCGGCCGCCGGCCGCATCATCGTCCTCGACACGCGCAAGACCACGCCGACGCTGCGCGCGCTGGAGAAGTACGCGGTCCGGGCCGGTAGCGGCACCAATCACCGCGCGGGGCTCGACGACGGGATTCTGATCAGGGAACACCACATTCGCCTCGCCGGCGGCCTCAGCGAGGCGGTCGCGCGCATGAAGAACGACGATCCCGAGATGCCGATCGAGGTCGAGACGCAATCGATCGAGCAGGTGGACGAGGCGTTGAAAGCCGGCGTCGACGTCGTGCTCGTCGACAACCTGCCGACCGCGGTCATTGCCGAGGCCGTACGCCGCGCGCAGGGGCACGCCAAGATCGAGATCTCGGGTGGCGTGACGCTGGAGCGGATCCCGGAACTGGCCGCGACCGGCGCCCACTACGTGTCGGTTGGCGCGCTGACCAACTCGGCGCCCGCCGCGGAGCTCGCCTTCGAACTCGAACCGGAGTGA
- the valS gene encoding valine--tRNA ligase, translating into MSDGLELSHPIRVPDKPVLEGLEAKWTAAWEEAQVYRFDRARPREDVYSIDTPPPTVSGSLHIGHVFSYTHTDVVARFKRMRGKAVFYPMGWDDNGLPTERRVQNYFGVRCDPSLPYDPTFEPPDKPGKQPISVSRPNFVELCTRLTVEDERAFEALWKHLGLSVDWTRTYATIDRRAQKISQAAFLRLFSGGQAYQVEAPTLWDVDFRTAVAQAELEDREQPGAYHRIRFTRDAGGAVEIETTRPELIPACVALVAHPDDERYRPLFGSEVETPLFGVRVPIMPHRLADPEKGSGIAMICTFGDVTDVVWWRELKLPVRAIIQPNGTLKPVVFGSAGWESTDAGRAQLAYDQLAGLSAAKAKLRIVELLRESGDLVGDPRPITHAVKFFEKGDRPLEIVSSRQWFIKSIPFREPLLARARELRWHPVYMRARLENWINGLNGDWCVSRQRFFGVPFPIWYPVLADGGLDHAHPIAPPESRLPIDPSTDVPEGYRPDQRDQPGGFSGDPDVMDTWATSSLTPQIAGGWLEDEDLFARVFPMDVRPQAHDIIRTWLFSTVLRSELEFGVLPWANAAVSGFVTDPDRKKMSKSKGNVVTPMALLDEHGSDGVRYWAASARPGSDTVFDPGQMKVGRRLAIKLLNASKFVLASPEPRGPVTEAVDRGLLTLVGRLVREATQELEDYNYAAVLQKAEALFWFFCDNYLELVKSRRYGDHGPAGAASANTALLQALSALLRVFAPYLPFVTDEVWSWWRPGSIHAARWPVPEELFDAAGGENDRDARTLQLAAEVLGAIRKKKSEEQRPLKTGVARAVVRVPDADRGLLALCETDLKASGLIADLVIEPAETLTVDVTWVPAEPAQEGRV; encoded by the coding sequence ATGTCCGACGGGCTTGAGTTGAGCCATCCGATTCGCGTTCCCGACAAACCTGTCCTCGAAGGGCTCGAAGCGAAGTGGACCGCCGCCTGGGAAGAGGCGCAGGTCTATCGCTTCGATCGCGCGCGGCCCCGCGAGGACGTTTACTCGATCGATACGCCGCCCCCGACGGTCAGCGGGTCGCTGCACATCGGGCACGTGTTCTCGTACACCCACACCGATGTCGTCGCGCGCTTCAAACGCATGCGCGGCAAGGCGGTGTTCTACCCGATGGGGTGGGACGACAACGGTCTGCCGACCGAGCGCCGGGTGCAGAATTACTTCGGCGTCCGCTGCGATCCGTCGCTGCCGTACGATCCGACGTTCGAGCCGCCGGACAAGCCGGGCAAGCAGCCGATCTCGGTGTCGCGTCCGAACTTCGTGGAGCTGTGCACTCGCCTGACCGTCGAGGACGAGCGCGCCTTTGAGGCGCTCTGGAAACACCTCGGGCTCTCGGTCGATTGGACTCGGACCTACGCCACCATCGACCGTCGCGCGCAGAAGATCTCGCAGGCGGCGTTCCTGCGCCTGTTCAGCGGCGGACAGGCGTACCAGGTCGAAGCCCCAACGCTGTGGGACGTGGACTTCCGCACCGCGGTCGCGCAGGCGGAGCTGGAGGATCGCGAGCAGCCCGGCGCCTACCATCGCATTCGCTTCACCAGGGACGCCGGCGGCGCCGTCGAGATCGAGACCACCCGCCCGGAACTGATTCCGGCCTGCGTCGCGCTGGTCGCGCATCCCGACGACGAGCGCTACCGCCCGCTGTTCGGCAGCGAGGTCGAGACGCCGCTCTTTGGCGTCCGCGTACCGATCATGCCGCACCGCCTCGCCGATCCCGAGAAGGGATCGGGGATCGCGATGATTTGTACCTTCGGCGACGTCACCGACGTCGTCTGGTGGCGCGAGCTGAAACTGCCGGTCCGCGCGATCATCCAGCCCAACGGCACCTTGAAGCCGGTGGTGTTCGGCAGCGCGGGCTGGGAGTCGACCGACGCCGGCCGCGCGCAGTTGGCCTACGACCAGCTCGCCGGTCTGTCGGCCGCCAAGGCGAAGCTGAGGATCGTGGAGCTGCTTCGCGAGAGCGGCGACCTCGTCGGCGATCCTCGCCCGATCACCCACGCGGTCAAGTTCTTCGAGAAGGGAGATCGGCCGCTCGAGATCGTCAGCAGCCGCCAGTGGTTCATCAAGTCGATTCCGTTCCGCGAACCGCTGCTGGCGCGCGCACGGGAGCTGCGGTGGCATCCGGTTTACATGCGCGCCCGTCTCGAAAATTGGATCAACGGGTTGAATGGCGACTGGTGCGTCAGTCGGCAGCGCTTCTTCGGCGTGCCGTTCCCCATTTGGTACCCGGTGTTGGCTGACGGCGGTCTCGATCACGCGCACCCGATCGCCCCGCCGGAGTCGCGCCTGCCGATCGATCCATCCACCGACGTCCCCGAGGGGTATCGCCCCGACCAACGCGACCAGCCGGGCGGTTTCAGCGGCGATCCCGACGTCATGGACACCTGGGCGACCTCGTCGCTGACGCCGCAGATCGCCGGCGGCTGGCTCGAAGACGAAGACCTCTTCGCGCGCGTCTTCCCGATGGACGTTCGTCCGCAAGCGCACGACATCATCCGCACCTGGCTCTTCTCGACCGTGCTGCGCTCGGAACTCGAATTCGGCGTGCTGCCTTGGGCCAACGCCGCGGTCTCGGGGTTCGTCACCGATCCGGATCGCAAGAAGATGTCGAAATCGAAGGGCAACGTCGTCACGCCGATGGCGCTCCTCGACGAGCACGGCTCGGACGGCGTCCGCTACTGGGCGGCGAGCGCGCGACCGGGCAGCGACACGGTCTTCGATCCGGGCCAGATGAAGGTCGGCCGCCGCCTGGCGATCAAGCTGCTGAACGCGTCGAAGTTCGTGCTGGCGAGTCCTGAACCTCGTGGTCCCGTCACCGAAGCGGTCGACAGAGGGCTGTTGACGCTGGTCGGCCGTCTGGTTCGCGAGGCCACGCAGGAGCTCGAGGACTACAACTATGCCGCGGTACTGCAGAAGGCCGAGGCGTTGTTCTGGTTTTTCTGCGACAACTATCTCGAGCTGGTGAAGTCGCGCCGCTATGGCGATCACGGGCCGGCTGGCGCCGCGTCGGCCAACACCGCGCTGCTGCAGGCGCTCTCGGCGCTGCTGCGCGTCTTCGCGCCGTATCTGCCGTTCGTCACCGACGAAGTGTGGTCGTGGTGGCGTCCGGGATCGATTCACGCGGCCCGGTGGCCGGTGCCCGAAGAGTTATTCGACGCCGCCGGTGGGGAAAACGATCGTGACGCCCGCACGCTGCAGCTCGCCGCGGAGGTGCTCGGCGCAATCCGCAAGAAGAAGAGCGAGGAGCAGCGGCCGCTGAAGACCGGCGTGGCGCGGGCGGTCGTGCGGGTTCCCGATGCCGATCGCGGACTGCTGGCGCTCTGCGAGACGGATCTGAAAGCCTCCGGGCTGATTGCCGATCTGGTGATCGAGCCGGCGGAGACGTTGACCGTCGACGTGACGTGGGTGCCGGCGGAGCCGGCGCAGGAGGGACGCGTATGA
- a CDS encoding biotin--[acetyl-CoA-carboxylase] ligase, with product MPDPLPAEFAHALAATTAERGVFGARLHYFAETGSTNDLAAAAAERGEPEGTTIVAGAQTTGRGRRGRAWFSPPGSGLYFSTVIRRGSLAPWLTLAGGVAVAEGIRIATGLPVQIKWPNDIVSVSGTGFRGRRKIAGILAEASSGPGQAGHVQHVILGIGINIGPASFPPELSDRAGAIEPELGRPVDSGAVLAQVLAGLNRVLAEIAHAGPPTLFTRWLELAPSADGARIEWDGPAGEVQSGISAGLAEDGALLARTPEGLARIVAGEIRWL from the coding sequence ATGCCTGACCCGCTGCCCGCCGAATTCGCGCACGCGCTCGCGGCGACGACCGCCGAGCGCGGTGTATTCGGGGCGCGGCTGCACTACTTCGCGGAGACCGGTTCGACCAACGACCTCGCGGCCGCGGCGGCAGAGCGCGGCGAGCCGGAGGGCACGACCATCGTGGCCGGCGCGCAGACCACGGGCAGGGGGCGACGCGGCCGCGCGTGGTTTTCACCGCCGGGCTCGGGCCTGTACTTTTCGACCGTCATCCGGCGCGGTTCCCTGGCGCCGTGGCTGACGCTCGCCGGCGGCGTCGCCGTCGCCGAGGGGATCCGGATTGCGACGGGGCTGCCGGTCCAGATCAAATGGCCGAACGACATCGTCTCGGTGAGCGGCACCGGCTTTCGCGGCCGCCGCAAGATCGCGGGCATTCTCGCCGAGGCGTCTTCAGGCCCGGGTCAGGCTGGCCACGTTCAGCACGTCATCCTGGGAATCGGCATCAACATCGGCCCGGCATCCTTTCCGCCGGAACTGTCGGATCGCGCCGGGGCGATCGAGCCGGAGCTCGGCCGGCCAGTCGACAGCGGAGCCGTGCTGGCGCAGGTGCTGGCCGGACTGAATCGGGTGCTGGCGGAGATCGCGCACGCCGGTCCGCCGACCCTGTTCACCCGCTGGCTGGAGCTCGCGCCCTCGGCCGACGGCGCGCGCATCGAGTGGGACGGACCCGCAGGCGAGGTGCAATCGGGCATCAGCGCCGGACTCGCCGAAGACGGCGCGCTGCTTGCGCGCACTCCGGAGGGCCTCGCGCGCATCGTCGCGGGTGAGATACGCTGGTTATAA